From Celeribacter baekdonensis, the proteins below share one genomic window:
- a CDS encoding DUF6527 family protein, translated as MMIDILRKSLELFRLIPRSDLLARVTPRHPTPDQIVPGEMTIVRDGVDKWACFHCPGGCGETIKLSLSKNRRPRWTAMSDWLRRPTISPSVRQTNECRCHFWIRQGRIDWCKDSGPGAG; from the coding sequence ATGATGATCGACATTCTGCGGAAGAGCCTCGAGCTCTTCCGCCTCATTCCACGAAGTGACCTGCTTGCCAGGGTAACACCCAGACACCCGACGCCGGATCAGATCGTGCCGGGGGAGATGACCATCGTGCGCGATGGCGTCGACAAATGGGCCTGCTTCCACTGCCCTGGTGGGTGCGGCGAGACCATCAAACTGTCCCTCAGCAAGAACCGGAGGCCCAGGTGGACGGCCATGTCAGACTGGCTGAGGCGCCCGACCATCTCGCCGTCGGTCCGCCAGACGAACGAATGCCGGTGTCACTTCTGGATCCGGCAGGGGCGGATTGACTGGTGCAAGGACAGCGGCCCCGGGGCGGGATAG
- a CDS encoding helix-turn-helix domain-containing protein: METMERDAEYIANQCKYIRKMFSLTQENLADTSGLTVRTIQKVESGRHVPEVQTLRSLARGLGFDITVFSKLTPEEEKRQQEEMERALKKTVLVPTSPIRKPNDFYSRNREWHGLLFNAGAVEAGNALELTAAISDWMTDLDGIWDMSSAGQRLEYSAAISALCLELEGLGYLTHFGHFRQQHMHDKGMILDIGMITFLPKAGRDGVRYGIVTLEDPWEVPEQDRPKL, translated from the coding sequence ATGGAAACGATGGAACGAGACGCCGAGTATATCGCCAACCAGTGCAAGTATATCCGCAAGATGTTCTCTCTAACCCAGGAGAACCTTGCGGACACCTCCGGGTTGACGGTCCGCACGATCCAGAAGGTGGAAAGCGGACGGCACGTGCCCGAGGTGCAGACCTTGCGAAGCCTCGCGCGCGGCCTCGGGTTCGACATCACGGTCTTCTCCAAGCTCACCCCCGAGGAGGAGAAGCGCCAGCAGGAAGAAATGGAGCGCGCGCTGAAAAAGACGGTGCTCGTGCCCACGTCCCCCATCAGGAAGCCCAACGACTTCTATTCCCGTAACCGCGAATGGCACGGGCTCCTGTTCAACGCCGGCGCGGTGGAGGCCGGCAATGCCCTCGAACTGACTGCCGCGATTTCGGACTGGATGACCGATCTGGACGGGATCTGGGATATGAGCAGCGCCGGCCAGCGGCTTGAGTATTCGGCCGCGATCTCCGCGCTGTGTCTCGAGTTGGAGGGCCTCGGATATCTCACGCACTTCGGTCACTTCCGACAGCAGCACATGCACGACAAGGGGATGATCCTGGATATCGGGATGATCACCTTTCTTCCGAAGGCCGGCCGCGATGGCGTCCGCTACGGCATCGTCACCCTGGAGGACCCGTGGGAGGTTCCAGAACAGGATCGCCCCAAGCTGTGA
- a CDS encoding relaxase/mobilization nuclease domain-containing protein, protein MARSDRVRGIDPALFDRGWSRVSGSWQGLSKGAQMVRAARGYSPAIFKAISKGGCHTGAQLRAQLTYLTTKSTHILDSRGTHDGKKQLSEAEINRVARRFENQWNERYSPKLGHTSHLLMAFPVGTSGEEVRDITQAVCEKFFQGEGSQFDYIAAIHQDRAHPHAHIVLNRRSKDGEMFFLGKDHHFNYDAFREAMVEAARGHGIRLEATRRLDRGVTTYRAEIDEIYKARDEGRPPVERQRTGADLAAALETVRHNALIYRGLAAEASRSNFEDVSEALERASTILASGGQIQSDGAIYMSQDEAAFDTLITEFSQNIRQIEAAIDRAPAAERPVIERKLTDVLASVAHLNPLGDRSAALVDAPSRDGIYARPNLSEEHLARIDDGEVASKLAEALQGTGIDAEAVAARLREGAGNAALERQWLAQDLQGIAKASDLDLEKSADREDALDRLEAVHVRLGDVLTDVRVLRAPTEVDEVDDAEAALGERLTTPRSDLAQDGSDIFAPSERQAFRALVAQFRRTDFDHPFSDDPSVRRAGAVEVEEARVAFDAYAQRSPQHAELASMAWEQMTDSRMPPQYAVSEQDRTLHAGDMDLALRDPSDHLGPITEELRTLARYRTEMPDDEFGQAVQDEINHLRSLGASRAYISERSFEIEDQARQDYAERRYLEETAPTVMAFVRNADVEGPLSEAERHDIVRQVNERLSPDAIDALRAGNAEVLDKFTEDPLRQLELARTYLQSSEVTAHGPAMERVLDALAEEQIEAQRARHAAAHGEKGITHG, encoded by the coding sequence ATGGCGCGGAGTGACCGGGTCCGTGGCATCGATCCGGCGCTTTTCGACCGCGGCTGGAGCCGGGTTTCGGGATCCTGGCAGGGGCTTTCCAAGGGCGCGCAGATGGTCCGGGCCGCGCGCGGCTATTCGCCAGCGATCTTCAAGGCTATCTCGAAAGGGGGCTGCCACACCGGGGCGCAGCTACGGGCGCAGCTCACATATCTCACGACGAAGTCGACCCATATCCTCGACAGCCGCGGCACCCATGACGGGAAGAAGCAGCTCTCGGAAGCCGAGATCAACCGAGTGGCGCGGCGGTTCGAGAACCAGTGGAACGAGCGCTACAGCCCCAAGCTTGGCCATACGTCGCATCTGCTGATGGCATTCCCGGTTGGGACCAGTGGTGAAGAGGTGCGCGATATCACCCAGGCCGTCTGCGAGAAGTTCTTTCAAGGTGAGGGCTCGCAATTCGACTATATTGCTGCAATACACCAAGATCGCGCGCATCCACATGCGCATATCGTTCTGAACCGCCGCAGCAAGGATGGCGAAATGTTCTTTCTCGGGAAGGATCATCACTTCAACTACGACGCCTTTCGCGAGGCGATGGTCGAAGCGGCCAGAGGACACGGGATCCGGCTCGAGGCAACGCGTCGTCTGGATCGCGGCGTCACGACCTACCGCGCCGAGATCGATGAAATCTACAAGGCCCGCGACGAAGGTCGTCCCCCAGTCGAGCGCCAGAGAACCGGTGCTGACCTGGCGGCCGCTCTGGAAACCGTCCGGCACAACGCTTTGATCTATCGCGGGCTCGCGGCGGAGGCGTCCCGTTCGAATTTCGAAGACGTGTCCGAGGCGCTCGAGAGGGCCAGCACCATCCTTGCCAGTGGCGGTCAGATTCAATCTGACGGAGCCATCTACATGTCCCAAGACGAAGCAGCGTTCGACACGCTGATCACCGAGTTTTCTCAGAACATTCGCCAGATCGAGGCGGCGATCGACAGGGCGCCAGCGGCCGAGAGGCCGGTGATCGAGCGCAAGCTGACCGACGTTCTGGCCTCGGTCGCGCATTTGAACCCGCTCGGGGATCGCTCCGCCGCCCTGGTCGATGCCCCATCCCGGGACGGCATCTATGCAAGGCCGAACTTAAGTGAAGAACACCTCGCGCGTATTGACGATGGAGAGGTGGCATCAAAGCTGGCCGAGGCGTTGCAAGGCACGGGCATCGATGCCGAGGCTGTGGCCGCGCGCCTGCGGGAGGGGGCAGGCAATGCCGCATTGGAGCGCCAGTGGCTGGCACAGGATCTGCAGGGGATTGCCAAAGCAAGCGACCTCGATCTGGAGAAATCTGCGGACCGGGAAGACGCGCTCGACCGGCTGGAAGCCGTGCATGTTCGGTTGGGCGATGTTCTGACTGACGTGCGCGTCCTGCGCGCGCCAACCGAGGTCGACGAGGTGGATGACGCTGAGGCAGCGCTTGGTGAGCGGTTGACGACACCTAGGAGTGATCTCGCGCAAGACGGGTCCGACATCTTTGCCCCATCGGAGCGGCAGGCGTTCAGGGCGCTGGTGGCGCAGTTCCGTCGGACGGATTTCGATCATCCGTTCTCCGACGACCCCTCGGTGCGGCGGGCGGGCGCCGTGGAGGTGGAGGAGGCCCGCGTTGCGTTCGACGCCTATGCGCAGAGATCTCCGCAGCATGCCGAATTGGCCTCGATGGCTTGGGAACAGATGACTGACAGTCGAATGCCGCCGCAATATGCGGTATCGGAACAGGACCGCACACTTCATGCTGGCGACATGGACCTCGCCTTGCGGGATCCTTCGGATCATCTCGGTCCGATTACCGAAGAGCTCCGTACCCTCGCCCGCTATCGCACGGAGATGCCGGATGACGAGTTTGGGCAGGCCGTCCAGGACGAAATCAACCACCTTCGTTCGCTCGGCGCGTCGCGTGCCTATATCAGCGAGCGCAGTTTCGAGATCGAGGACCAGGCGCGACAAGACTACGCCGAGCGCCGGTATCTGGAAGAGACAGCGCCAACCGTCATGGCCTTTGTGCGAAACGCAGACGTCGAGGGCCCGCTCTCCGAGGCAGAGCGACATGACATCGTCCGGCAGGTCAACGAACGGCTAAGCCCCGACGCAATCGACGCGCTGCGGGCCGGAAACGCAGAAGTCCTCGATAAGTTCACTGAGGATCCGCTCCGCCAGCTGGAACTCGCTAGAACCTATCTCCAGAGCAGCGAGGTCACTGCGCATGGCCCGGCCATGGAGCGCGTTCTCGATGCATTGGCGGAAGAACAGATAGAGGCGCAGCGCGCACGCCACGCCGCGGCACATGGTGAGAAGGGGATCACCCATGGATAA
- the mobC gene encoding plasmid mobilization relaxosome protein MobC, producing MSRRRRLSEIERSTIAQERRNGVSAASLAARYDVSLKTIYNVVNHRDERQTANGSRSRVVGIRVSDDDLRRFDAALSRRGIAHRSDAMRRLMLAAEGVFLPDDEMCDELRSLGAALNRVGNNVNQIARRLNEAKVRGERLSYPASSHRDVRALAGLVFDLADQVQEMSRARRSLLDLEISSALAGLAERDENGAE from the coding sequence ATGTCCCGCCGCCGCAGACTGTCAGAGATCGAGCGATCGACCATCGCCCAGGAGCGCCGGAACGGCGTCTCCGCGGCGTCATTGGCCGCGCGCTACGATGTCAGCCTGAAGACGATCTACAACGTGGTGAACCACCGGGATGAGCGTCAGACAGCGAACGGCAGCCGATCGCGGGTTGTGGGGATCCGGGTCTCGGACGACGACCTGCGCCGGTTCGACGCGGCACTGTCGCGGCGCGGGATTGCGCACCGCTCTGATGCCATGCGCCGCCTGATGCTGGCGGCCGAAGGTGTCTTCTTGCCCGACGACGAGATGTGTGACGAGTTGCGCAGCCTCGGCGCCGCGCTCAACCGGGTCGGCAACAACGTGAACCAGATCGCGCGACGTCTGAACGAGGCCAAGGTGCGGGGCGAGAGACTGTCCTACCCGGCCTCAAGTCACCGTGACGTCCGCGCCCTTGCGGGTCTGGTCTTCGATCTGGCCGACCAGGTCCAGGAGATGTCGCGTGCGCGGCGCAGCCTGCTGGACCTTGAGATCAGCTCTGCCCTGGCGGGCCTCGCCGAGAGGGATGAGAATGGCGCGGAGTGA
- a CDS encoding ParA family protein — protein sequence MPNENLVVIAAMARKGGSGKTTLSRALISAAIAAGRRVMLIDTDSTRVLGAWHARAEAGGLSSPLLCSATVESVAGVEGQIDQVYMAGTADFIFIDTAGVGAEWSDGIAVLADHIVTPVMLSTSDFDVGAQTADWFEKLKSRVDDPSSLPRHHVVLNMVDPKTTRADAALIEEALTRFPVIETVMMRRNTYKEMDQKGLLHALALEKQSDPNPLMRPHVRHVVEALEEATDILNNILAA from the coding sequence ATGCCGAACGAAAATCTTGTGGTGATCGCAGCGATGGCCCGGAAAGGGGGCAGTGGAAAAACGACGCTTTCGCGCGCCTTGATCAGTGCCGCGATCGCCGCCGGACGCAGAGTGATGTTGATCGACACGGACAGCACGAGAGTACTCGGGGCATGGCATGCTCGGGCGGAAGCCGGTGGGCTGAGTTCGCCGCTTCTCTGCTCGGCCACCGTCGAAAGCGTGGCGGGTGTCGAGGGTCAGATCGATCAGGTCTACATGGCAGGCACGGCAGACTTCATCTTCATCGATACCGCGGGGGTCGGTGCCGAATGGTCAGACGGCATCGCGGTGCTTGCGGACCACATTGTGACGCCCGTCATGCTGTCGACATCTGATTTCGATGTCGGAGCGCAGACGGCTGATTGGTTTGAGAAACTGAAATCCCGTGTTGACGACCCCTCCAGCCTTCCGCGCCACCACGTCGTCCTGAACATGGTCGACCCGAAAACGACCCGTGCTGACGCCGCCCTGATTGAAGAAGCGCTCACCCGTTTCCCGGTGATTGAGACCGTCATGATGCGGCGGAACACTTACAAGGAGATGGACCAGAAGGGGCTTCTCCACGCCTTGGCACTGGAAAAGCAATCTGATCCAAACCCTCTGATGCGTCCACATGTACGTCATGTCGTCGAGGCGCTCGAGGAGGCGACGGACATCCTCAACAACATTCTTGCTGCGTGA
- a CDS encoding Fic family protein → MAWNWTLPDWPDFRYDASALEPFEQTFLLSSGEILGAVHHVSQPEREQLRIELLSEEAMQTSAIEGEILDRLSVQSSLRRHLGLDPDSYPAKPREQGVAEMMVDVYSSFAELLTHETLYRWHRMLLSHDRRLETIGAYRQHAEAMQIVSGRLDRPTIHFEAPPSERVMPEMERYADWFNKTGPGGAEPLPALTRAGLSHLYFESIHPFEDGNGRLGRALAEKSLAQNIGQPTLISLAFTIEKERKGYYDQLEQHQKTLDVTDWLVWFAEVVLKAQQATLDRVGFFISKAHFYDRHRDHLNERQAKAIARMFQEGPGGFKGGLSADNYLKITGTSRATATRDLQDLVEKGALSRTGERRHTRYWLNLDHME, encoded by the coding sequence ATGGCTTGGAACTGGACGCTGCCTGATTGGCCGGATTTCCGGTATGACGCCTCCGCTCTGGAGCCGTTTGAGCAGACGTTCCTGCTGTCGTCCGGAGAAATCCTCGGCGCGGTCCATCATGTCAGCCAGCCGGAACGCGAGCAACTCCGCATCGAACTGCTCAGCGAGGAAGCGATGCAGACGAGCGCCATCGAGGGTGAAATCCTCGATCGGCTCAGTGTGCAATCTTCGCTGCGCCGCCATCTGGGCCTCGATCCGGACAGCTACCCTGCCAAACCGCGCGAACAGGGCGTCGCGGAAATGATGGTCGACGTCTATTCCAGTTTTGCAGAGCTGCTAACCCATGAGACACTGTACCGCTGGCATCGGATGCTCCTGTCCCATGACCGTCGGTTGGAAACCATTGGGGCCTACCGACAACACGCCGAGGCGATGCAAATCGTTTCCGGCCGCCTTGACCGGCCCACGATCCATTTCGAAGCGCCGCCCTCGGAGCGGGTCATGCCTGAGATGGAGCGATACGCGGATTGGTTCAACAAGACCGGTCCGGGGGGAGCAGAGCCGCTTCCAGCACTGACGCGCGCAGGGCTAAGCCACCTCTATTTCGAGAGTATCCACCCATTCGAAGACGGCAACGGCCGCTTGGGTCGCGCCCTCGCTGAAAAGTCGCTGGCGCAGAACATTGGCCAGCCCACCCTCATCTCGCTCGCCTTCACCATCGAGAAGGAGCGCAAGGGATACTACGATCAGCTTGAGCAGCATCAAAAAACGCTCGACGTGACCGATTGGCTCGTCTGGTTCGCAGAAGTTGTCTTGAAGGCCCAACAGGCAACACTCGACCGCGTAGGCTTCTTCATCAGCAAGGCACACTTCTACGATCGTCACAGAGACCACTTGAACGAACGCCAGGCCAAGGCCATCGCTCGAATGTTTCAGGAAGGCCCTGGCGGTTTCAAAGGCGGCCTCAGCGCCGACAACTATCTCAAGATCACCGGAACTTCACGCGCAACCGCAACCCGCGATCTGCAGGATCTGGTCGAGAAAGGTGCGCTCAGCCGGACCGGTGAGCGACGGCATACGAGGTACTGGTTGAACCTAGACCATATGGAGTAG